From the genome of Myripristis murdjan chromosome 22, fMyrMur1.1, whole genome shotgun sequence, one region includes:
- the ccdc177 gene encoding coiled-coil domain-containing protein 177, producing MVDPSEVEDQNKCKGPQLETPTVATEAPRLPEEGDGVVTEDDGDGGFETPPTGSSGPSPCHSASSAGPEATSQEIAPQQPQTQAEREPSPKLHLDLYNFDSPAAEGSRYVLTSPRSLEACARCGVKPVELLPRPLAEFAREAPGRSMRVATGLFEVYERDRHAKLRQCREERERIVREEKRRILQAAVNGNSSTSSSSVEQQHKVTSGSSQPSKSGPVTSSSAPDFGASSRATALGATSKTGTTLLSKASPSSLSTSPKSVHTGSPQSSNTGSVSSVSSSKGVYSAKKALSSSSEQVKATRAVLSGPPSVVRKSSGGKSSNTFPRSTPKPPSFPRANSTLTSSVSKSAVQSPATPVNGVTRGPFSQHNGHLGFHSKVRGKSHSLESLQRRMDTVCSSTSNTTTTTTCTSSESGASSSYSWDGARDYWAKVSSPRARTLATFNSLMGRSLSLGDLSHSPQTTQKVERIVKEVKRRGLKAVPERDRKIAALMLARYQEEDIMSQTRYVAHLQWDSERRMDELRREQEDREKQRAVLQCQRVWQSQVSTRQRRLSQQERESAAAKLRQAAENEERWRELAEQQERHRLQKLQQAAQEERQRKALQEQNLKALEDDRAAVLEQERLLLKEKLTMAELKRQEKEHQAQEERRGLNKAEQRRHAALIQEISRREEEEREEARKTAEQKLVRSLENYEQIVERRGQELKEKAKREEKQIQKARKAAEKRERQQQQQLEARVKEAEKRAQQAALVAEERAKEKAQRAIQTRQEKEKLQKLNRQRVEEEEKQRRLELLQSIERKLEKSEQIFKEKRAVLESARSVARASFHVRDRVREETNMRTFDKMALEAQLKASLDEK from the coding sequence ATGGTCGACCCCTCGGAGGTTGAGGATCAAAACAAGTGCAAAGGCCCACAACTTGAAACACCAACTGTGGCCACCGAAGCCCCTCGGCTGCCAGAGGAGGGTGATGGCGTGGTGACAGAGGACGATGGGGACGGCGGTTTTGAGACCCCGCCCACAGGTAGCTCTGGGCCAAGCCCCTGCCACAGTGCAAGCTCGGCAGGGCCAGAAGCCACCTCTCAGGAGATCGCACCTCAGCAACCCCAGACTCAGGCTGAGCGAGAGCCATCACCCAAGCTGCACCTGGACCTTTACAACTTCGACTCACCAGCCGCAGAGGGCAGCCGCTACGTGCTGACCAGCCCCCGCTCTCTGGAGGCGTGTGCCCGATGCGGGGTCAAGCCCGTGGAGCTCCTGCCCCGCCCACTGGCTGAGTTCGCCCGGGAGGCTCCTGGCCGATCCATGCGCGTTGCAACAGGGCTGTTTGAAGTCTACGAGAGGGACAGGCATGCTAAACTCCGCcagtgcagagaggagagggagaggatcgtcagggaggaaaaaagacgGATCTTGCAGGCTGCAGTCAATGGCAACAGCAGCACGTCATCCTCCTcagtggagcagcagcacaaagtCACTTCTGGCTCCAGTCAGCCTTCTAAATCTGGGCCCGTGACCTCTAGCTCAGCCCCTGATTTCGGAGCATCCTCTAGAGCCACAGCGTTAGGTGCGACCTCTAAAACAGGTACAACTCTTTTATCTAAAGCCTCCCCCTCCAGTCTTAGCACCTCCCCTAAGTCTGTCCACACCGGCTCCCCCCAGTCTTCAAACACTGGTTCAGTGAGCTCTGTGTCGTCCTCCAAAGGTGTTTACTCTGCTAAAAAGgcactgtcctcctcctctgaacAAGTTAAAGCCACACGAGCGGTTTTGTCCGGCCCTCCATCAGTAGTCAGGAAGTCCTCTGGTGGTAAATCATCAAACACCTTCCCCAGATCAACGCCAAAACCCCCGTCCTTCCCAAGAGCCAATTCTACATTAACGTCCTCAGTGTCAAAGTCTGCAGTCCAGAGCCCTGCAACGCCTGTAAATGGCGTAACAAGAGGACCGTTCTCTCAGCACAATGGACACCTGGGATTTCATTCGAAGGTGCGAGGAAAAAGCCATTCGCTGGAGTCCTTACAGCGGAGGATGGATACAGTCTGCTCTTCCACCTCCAACACCACAACTACTACAACATGCACCTCGTCAGAGTCCggcgcctcctcctcctacaGCTGGGACGGCGCCCGTGATTACTGGGCGAAAGTCTCAAGCCCCCGCGCTCGCACCCTGGCAACTTTCAACTCCCTAATGGGCCGCAGCCTCAGTCTGGGTGACCTAAGCCACTCTCCTCAGACCACACAAAAGGTGGAGCGCATAGTCAAGGAGGTAAAGCGCCGAGGGCTGAAGGCTGTTCCCGAGCGAGACCGCAAGATCGCGGCGTTGATGCTCGCCAGATACCAGGAAGAAGACATCATGAGTCAGACCCGTTACGTGGCTCACCTTCAGTGGGACAGCGAGCGGCGCATGGACGAGCTACGACGGGAGCAGGAGGACCGGGAGAAGCAGCGTGCGGTGCTGCAGTGCCAGCGGGTGTGGCAGTCGCAGGTGTCAACACGCCAGCGTAGGCTCAGCCAGCAGGAACGGGAGTCCGCAGCCGCCAAACTGAGACAGGCCGCAGAGAATGAGGAGCGGTGGAGGGAGctggcagagcagcaggagcgTCACCGTCTGCAAAAGCTGCAGCAGGCAGCccaggaggagaggcagaggaaagcCTTGCAGGAGCAGAACCTGAAAGCTTTGGAGGACGACAGAGCGGCTGTCCTGGAGCAGGAGAGGCTGCTGCTGAAAGAGAAGCTCACCATGGCTGAGCTAAAGAGGCAGGAAAAAGAGCACCAAGCCCAGGAGGAGCGACGGGGATTGAACAAAGCCGAGCAAAGGCGACACGCTGCCCTAATACAGGAAATCTCCCgccgagaggaggaggagagagaggaggctaggaagacagcagagcagaaactCGTTCGCTCCCTTGAGAATTATGAACAGATAGTCGAGCGTCGGGGGCAGGAGCTGAAAGAGAAAGCCAAGCGTGAGGAGAAGCAAATCCAGAAAGCTCGCAAAGCAGCAGAGAAGCGTGagcgccagcagcagcagcagctggaggcaCGTGTGAAGGAGGCAGAGAAACGGGCCCAGCAGGCAGCGCTGGTGGCGGAGGAGAGGGCCAAGGAGAAAGCCCAGCGGGCCATCCAGACCCGCCAGGAGAAGGAGAAGCTGCAGAAGCTCAACAGGCAGCgcgtggaggaggaggagaagcagaggcGCTTGGAACTTCTCCAGTCCATCGAGAGGAAGCTGGAGAAGAGCGAGCAGATCTTCAAGGAGAAGCGCGCCGTGCTGGAAAGCGCCCGCTCGGTGGCCCGGGCCTCCTTCCACGTGCGGGACAGGGTGCGGGAGGAGACCAACATGCGTACTTTTGATAAGATGGCCCTGGAAGCCCAGCTCAAAGCCAGCCTGGATGAGAAGTGA
- the plekhd1 gene encoding pleckstrin homology domain-containing family D member 1: MFSSSSRNSLLSPWSSMEQADSEVLDISTKVQLHGVLWKRPFGRPSAKWSRRFFIIKDSFLLYYAESEKRSFETNRYFNIHPKGVIPLGGCIVAAGEDVGMPFAIVINLEDFTGTVVLAAESEEEHTQWMEMLQESGKVTWKNAQLGEAMIQSLEAQGLQLAKEKQEYLDKLMEETEELSHQREQKEELERLNQVLEEEKLKFEEVVVELKAEQEQIKLDLDGTSQSLKSVETEKEELSSLTTLLQKSIEELSQEKQRTLELLGVKKQEVKSEVAANAKSAGVKPEDAAEPGDVNLLQDLRHIEEQMKILLKEREQAEEKLRVNEQRAVVLLEEREFYSSQARTLQQSLKQLSADKHQTEAELKAEMESRLELEQRLKLAEEALQDLEKGLDTLERTKERDEKMKGDVSQLRKFFEECICAAEIEAKLPSIMKNAVYLHKATARRIKSCRIQRRASRRHWLKHSKSFVVSQGDDTNMEQLRETALRLSADSDFRERVYKIIGHQDATHTSED; this comes from the exons ATGTTCTCGTCTTCGTCCAGAAACTCTCTGCTCTCCCCCTGGTCGTCCATGGAGCAGGCCGACTCGGAGGTGCTGGACATCAGCACCAAGGTGCAGCTGCACGGGGTGCTGTGGAAGAGGCCCTTCGGACGGCCCTCGGCCAAGTGGTCCCGCAG GTTCTTCATCATCAAAGACAGCTTCTTGCTCTACTATGCAGAGAGCGAGAAGAGAAGCTTCGAGACCAACAGGTACTTCAACATCCACCCCAAG GGTGTTATTCCCCTGGGAGGGTGCATTGTGGCAGCCGGTGAGGATGTGGGAATGCCCTTTGCCATCGTGATCAACCTGGAAGATTTCACC GGCACTGTAGTGCTGGCTGCTGAGTCCGAGGAGGAGCACACCCAGTGGATGGAGATGCTTCAGGAGTCAGGGAAAGT CACATGGAAGAACGCCCAGCTGGGAGAGGCCATGATACAGAGTCTGGAGGCTCAGGGGCTGCAGCTGGCCAAGGAGAAGCAGGAGTATCTCg ATAAACTGatggaggagacggaggagctGAGCCaccagagagagcagaaagag GAACTGGAGCGCCTGAATCAGGTCCTTgaggaggagaagctgaagtttgaggaggtggtggtggagctCAAGGCCGAGCAGGAGCAGATCAAACT AGACTTGGACGGCACATCTCAGTCCTTGAAAAGCgtggagacagaaaaagaggagctgAGCAGCTTAACGACACTGCTGCAGAAGTCCATTGAG gAGCTCTCTCAGGAGAAACAGCGAAccctggagctgctgggggTCAAGAAGCAGGAGGTTAAGAGCGAGGTGGCCGCGAACGCAAAGTCAGCCGGCGTGAAGCCTGAGGACGCCGCGGAGCCCGGAGACGTGAACCTGCTGCAGGACCTGCGCCACATCGAGGAGCAGATGAAGATCCTGCTGAAGGAGAGGGAGCAGGCGGAGGAGAA GCTCCGGGTGAACGAGCAGCGGGCCGTCGTCCTTCTGGAGGAGAGGGAGTTTTACTCGTCTCAGGCCCGGACGCTGCAGCAGTCGCTCAAGCAGCTCAGTGCTGACAAGCATCAGACTGAGGCCGAGCTCAAG GCAGAGATGGAGTCTCGGTTGGAGCTGGAGCAGAGGCTGAAGCTGGCAGAGGAGGCCCTGCAGGACCTGGAGAAGGGCCTGGACACACTGGAGCGCACCAAGGAGAGGGACGAGAAGATGAAGGGGGACGTCAGTCAGCTGAGGA AATTCTTCGAGGAGTGCATCTGTGCAGCAGAGATCGAGGCGAAGCTGCCATCTATAATGAAGAACGCTGTGTATCTCCACAAAGCCACGGCGCGCCGAATCAAGAGCTGCCGAATCCAGAGGAGAGCCTCCAGGCGCCACTGGT TGAAACACTCCAAGTCGTTTGTTGTGTCTCAAGGCGACGACACCAACATGGAGCAGCTGAGGGAGACGGCCCTGCGACTGAGCGCTGACAGTGACTTCAGAGAGCGTGTGTACAAGATCATCGGCCACCAGgacgccacacacacatcagaggaCTGA
- the slc39a9 gene encoding zinc transporter ZIP9, translating into MDDFSSISLLSLSMLVGCYVAGTIPLAVNFSEERLKLVTVLGAGLLCGTALAVIIPEGVHALYEEILEAGHHSHGQAGVVEVSETKGEADTALSGSGEHGHSHEQLHAYIGVSLVLGFVFMLLVDQIGSSHVHSSDDPESARIASSKITTTLGLVVHAAADGVALGAAASTSQTSVQLIVFVAIMLHKAPAAFGLVSFLMHAGLERNRIRKHLLVFALAAPVLAMLTFLGLSQSSKEALSDVNATGVAMLFSAGTFLYVATVHVLPEVGGTGHSHAAAGGNGGKGLTKVEVGALVLGCLIPLVLSVGHHH; encoded by the exons ATGGACGATTTCAGCTCCATCAGCCTGCTGTCCCTCTCGATGTTGGTGGGATGTTACGTCGCTGGGACGATACCTTTGGCAGTCAACTTTTCAGAG GAGAGACTGAAGCTGGTCACGGTGCTGGGAGCCGGGCTCCTGTGTGGGACAGCACTGGCTGTAATCATTCCTGAAGGAGTCCATGCACTGTATGAAGAAATCCTGGAGG CTGGACACCACAGCCACGGGCAGGCGGGGGTGGTGGAGGTGTCGGAGACGAAGGGCGAGGCGGACACGGCCCTGAGCGGCAGCGGGGAACACGGCCACAGCCACGAGCAGCTACACGCCTACATCGGAGTGTCCCTGGTCCTGGGTTTCGTCTTCATGCTGCTTGTGGACCAGATAGGCAGCTCCCATGTGCACAGCAGCGACG ATCCAGAGTCTGCTAGGATTGCCTCCTCGAAAATCACCACCACTTTGGGTCTTGTGGTCCATGCTGCAG CTGATGGAGTGGCGCTCGGAGCGGCTGCCTCCACGTCCCAGACCAGCGTCCAGCTCATCGTCTTTGTGGCCATCATGCTGCATAAG GCGCCAGCAGCATTTGGTCTGGTGTCTTTCCTGATGCATGCTGGGTTGGAGAGAAACCGTATCCGCAAACACCTCCTGGTCTTTGCCCTGGCAGCACCTGTCCTCGCCATGCTTACCTTTTTAGGCCTCAGCCAG AGCAGCAAGGAGGCTCTGTCAGACGTCAACGCCACCGGTGTGGCCATGCTGTTCTCGGCCGGGACCTTCCTGTACGTGGCCACCGTCCACGTCCTGCCTGAGGTCGGGGGCACCGGGCACAGCCACGCCGCCGCAGGAGGAAACGGAGGGAAGGGACTGACCAAGGTGGAGGTGGGCGCTCTGGTGCTGGGCTGCCTCATCCCTCTGGTTCTGTCTGTCGGTCATCACCATTAG